Below is a genomic region from Gammaproteobacteria bacterium.
CATACCTATCGTTGACGGTATCCAATCCATCCACAGGTGGCGGATAGCGCAATACGACCACTCGACCAGAGCCGCCAACTTCATTATTACTATCTTTAAACCAGCCTAATCCATTTCGTTTTATGTTGTCCGGTTCAACGGTGCATTCGACACTATTAGTACTGGTAGAACTTATAGGATTTTCATCTTTATTACGTAATAGTGCCCATACTTCAAATTCAATATTCGTCGCAGTAGTGATGTAAGATCCAGAGTTATTAGTGATTCCGTCATCTTCTCTACATGGACTATTAACATTATTATTACATGTGACAACAAAACAAAAATTTCCTATATCCTTTAATTCAATTCCAAGATTATTTTTTATTGTGCGTTCTTTCGTAGTGGCAAGATAATAACCACGTTCATTAAAAAGGACTCTTTCACGCGCAGCAATTTGCATGAGGTAGGGTTTTGCTTCGTCCAGGTGACCTTGTAAAATAAAAGCCTGGAACCTTGGTACTCCAATAGCGGCGAGAATGGCAACGATAGCAATAACTATCATCAGCTCAATAAGAGTAAAACCACGCGCGTAATATAATATTTTATTGTTCATCACGATAAAAACCCTAAAAATATTAAAATACTGGACGATAGAGTTTCTTTAATTTAATCGTACCATTATCTTTGTTGGCAAGAGTTTCAGTATATAAAGGAAGAGGAAGTGATAAATTTTGTAAAACGGGAACTGATCCTTTATTCGTTAATTCAAATCCAAGATTCATGCGGCCATCTAATAAAGAACTAAAAAATTTATTGGTAATCACAAGACAATACTGAACACTTATATCATTATAAACCCAGGTATATTCATAATTAGCTGCAGTATGTCCATTACACTGGATTCCCTTTAGTTCATGTTGCATTATTGTCAATAATTTATAAGAATTTGAATCCCTGCTATTATCTTCACAAGCACTTGAGGTTCTGCAATAACCGGATATGTTCGCATTAAATTTATTGAAATATCCAGTATCGGTAATTGATTTAGTATTAATTGTTGTCAGTGATCGACTCGCCACGTAGTTCCACTGTCCCATCATCGCCCAATAAATCCGAATTTTTGCTAATGACTCATCCACTGCTTTTGCTTCACTGAGTGCATAGTGATCGATAAGGGCAGACACCAGAAGCATGATTGCCATGGAAGATATCATAACCGTTATCATAATATTTCCATGTTGATGTATGGATAATAGATGTTGTTTCATAGATCTTTGGCGTAGATACGCTATCTAGGAGTTACGCAGTTGAATTTGTAACTCTATACAGGATTGAGTTTTTTCTGTCATTCTACGCGGAGGTCGCGTTAGCGACCGTAGTCGCAGAATCTATGTAAATGGATTCTGCGACTCCGCTTCGCTTCGCGCAGAATGACTTCCTAATTTTTCAACTGCGTAACTCCTAGCTATCTTGAAAGGTCGATAAATTCTTAATGAATATTGCGTTATTAATTGGTATTCATAAGAAAACTGGTGCGATAAGTTTCTCGGTAATCAGATGTTGTATAAAGTTGATCACGCCAACCAGCTAAACGTGGATCAACTAGAGTATATTCAACATCGACGGTTTTATTATTTAGTGAACGATTTGTTGGATCTACGATTATATACGACACATAACCATGAGATGTAAGAATAGAATTGGTACTAGAACAGTCATAATAAGGATCACCGACTAAGGTACCGCCCTTCAGAGGATCAGCAGGGTTGGCGGTACTACCATTCGTGCGGCAGGGAACATTCGTATTAGTGACTTCACTACTCTTCCTTGTTTGTGAATTTGATGATTTAGTAATGATTAATCGATAATTATCTACGCCATCAGCATTTGAAATGTTTACTTCAGTTGATGAATCAATTTCTATTGGAGTCGTTGGATCACTATGAACGGAACTCAGGATGATTGGATTACTGCCTATACTGGATCCTTCCCGTATGCCTGCCATTTGTTCAGCGTCATCAATAATGTTATTTTTAGTTATTTCATCAATACCATCGACTGCCTGCCCCGTTCCTAGCATATCAAAAATCAACCGCGCCTCTGCATTGAGTTGCGATTTGGAAACCATCACTATCGACATTTGTTGCGCTTGCATGACTAATGTCATAATTACCAGGGAAAGCCCAATGGCTAAACTGGAAGCCACCATTACCTCAATCAGTGTAAAACCTTGTTCACTAATTTTAGTTTTCATTAATTATTTTAACCCCCCAACGATAGTTTGCAGACTAATTTCATCCGTTGGTCCCATGGTTTCTGAAATTGGATTAGTAGTTTGATAGCGAAAAGGATATTTCAAATAAACCTTCAGCAATCGACAATGGTTAGGATTGATTGCTGAATCATTAGGGCCATTGCCATTCGTCCAAAAACAATCATTATTAGTAATTGAATCGTTAATCAGTCCAACCGTCTCGGAAAT
It encodes:
- a CDS encoding conserved hypothetical protein (Evidence 4 : Unknown function but conserved in other organisms) — protein: MNNKILYYARGFTLIELMIVIAIVAILAAIGVPRFQAFILQGHLDEAKPYLMQIAARERVLFNERGYYLATTKERTIKNNLGIELKDIGNFCFVVTCNNNVNSPCREDDGITNNSGSYITTATNIEFEVWALLRNKDENPISSTSTNSVECTVEPDNIKRNGLGWFKDSNNEVGGSGRVVVLRYPPPVDGLDTVNDRYDWQNGISISDAMLP
- a CDS encoding exported hypothetical protein (Evidence 5 : Unknown function); translation: MITVMISSMAIMLLVSALIDHYALSEAKAVDESLAKIRIYWAMMGQWNYVASRSLTTINTKSITDTGYFNKFNANISGYCRTSSACEDNSRDSNSYKLLTIMQHELKGIQCNGHTAANYEYTWVYNDISVQYCLVITNKFFSSLLDGRMNLGFELTNKGSVPVLQNLSLPLPLYTETLANKDNGTIKLKKLYRPVF
- a CDS encoding hypothetical protein (Evidence 5 : Unknown function) codes for the protein MKTKISEQGFTLIEVMVASSLAIGLSLVIMTLVMQAQQMSIVMVSKSQLNAEARLIFDMLGTGQAVDGIDEITKNNIIDDAEQMAGIREGSSIGSNPIILSSVHSDPTTPIEIDSSTEVNISNADGVDNYRLIITKSSNSQTRKSSEVTNTNVPCRTNGSTANPADPLKGGTLVGDPYYDCSSTNSILTSHGYVSYIIVDPTNRSLNNKTVDVEYTLVDPRLAGWRDQLYTTSDYRETYRTSFLMNTN